From the genome of Culicoidibacter larvae, one region includes:
- the jag gene encoding RNA-binding cell elongation regulator Jag/EloR produces the protein MLKFKKIESKSIENAIQQVLTEYSINEDELIYTIIDEGKSGILGMGSKPAAIEYLTKNDIVNDIIVFLTEILTKMDIDQVEVKGTFVNDRITLEINSNQNGLIIGKDGQTLQAIQFLISQIIRNHFPNQNLHIFVDVSGYRKDNNDKLIQYAIRIAHKVAKYKKDMDLRPMNSYQRRIIHEALMDDKFVTTESAGEGPDRHIVIKLK, from the coding sequence ATGCTTAAGTTTAAAAAAATAGAATCAAAATCAATAGAGAACGCAATTCAACAGGTACTCACAGAATATAGTATTAATGAAGATGAACTTATCTATACTATTATAGATGAAGGAAAATCTGGAATTTTAGGAATGGGTTCAAAACCGGCAGCAATTGAATATTTAACCAAAAATGATATTGTTAATGACATAATTGTATTTTTGACAGAAATTCTTACTAAAATGGATATTGATCAAGTTGAAGTAAAAGGAACTTTTGTTAATGACAGAATTACATTAGAAATAAATAGTAATCAAAATGGATTAATAATTGGAAAAGATGGACAAACACTTCAAGCAATTCAATTCTTAATTAGTCAAATAATCAGAAATCATTTTCCAAATCAAAATTTACATATTTTTGTTGATGTTTCAGGATATAGAAAAGATAATAATGATAAGTTAATACAGTATGCAATTAGAATTGCTCATAAGGTAGCAAAATATAAAAAAGATATGGATCTAAGACCAATGAATTCATATCAAAGAAGAATTATTCATGAAGCACTTATGGATGATAAATTCGTTACTACAGAAAGTGCTGGTGAAGGACCAGATAGACATATAGTTATTAAATTGAAATAA
- a CDS encoding YidC/Oxa1 family membrane protein insertase — MKSLKQKHKIQLAIVAVIMLVVLTGCSTATITDGSVPEGLFDYIVFPLSAMITFFTNLTGNGGIGIILSTIVVRLIVLPLDIWSQMSTMKMSKIQPEIKKIQDKYPNYKSDPVQSQKLNMEMQAVYQRSGTSMLGGCLPMIVLMFVQLPLLSAFFYAIQRTEILQNPDFGTLFGVTLGVAQDGIFRWFAIASIVTMLISLFIGLPKEQRNLNFKENPTALTMMIMPIMMLAILWNASAGLSLYWTTGNIITIIRTVIMNHIKSKSK; from the coding sequence ATGAAGTCTTTAAAACAAAAACATAAAATACAGCTAGCAATTGTTGCTGTTATAATGTTAGTGGTACTTACAGGGTGTAGCACAGCTACAATTACAGATGGTTCTGTTCCAGAAGGATTGTTTGATTATATTGTATTCCCACTGTCAGCAATGATCACGTTCTTTACCAACTTAACAGGTAACGGTGGTATTGGTATTATTCTTTCTACTATTGTTGTACGTTTAATTGTCCTTCCATTAGATATTTGGAGTCAAATGAGTACAATGAAAATGTCTAAAATTCAGCCTGAAATTAAAAAAATTCAAGATAAATATCCTAATTATAAAAGCGATCCGGTTCAATCTCAAAAACTGAATATGGAAATGCAAGCAGTTTATCAACGTAGTGGTACAAGTATGCTTGGTGGATGTTTGCCAATGATTGTACTGATGTTTGTACAATTACCATTATTATCAGCATTCTTCTATGCAATTCAAAGAACTGAAATTTTACAAAATCCTGATTTTGGTACATTATTTGGTGTTACATTAGGAGTTGCACAAGATGGTATTTTCAGATGGTTCGCAATTGCATCAATTGTTACAATGTTAATTTCACTATTTATTGGTTTACCAAAAGAACAAAGAAATTTAAATTTCAAGGAAAATCCAACAGCATTAACCATGATGATTATGCCTATTATGATGTTAGCAATTTTATGGAATGCATCAGCAGGTTTATCATTATACTGGACTACAGGAAATATTATTACAATTATTCGTACAGTCATTATGAACCATATAAAATCTAAAAGTAAATAA
- the rnpA gene encoding ribonuclease P protein component, whose amino-acid sequence MKRSEMIKKNEDIQAILKSPLIKKNRDFVVYTKKNSLNKNRFAILVGKKIGKAHIRNLLRRKVKAATDEIKQDFNEGFDLVIIARASILKFSYIEIKNSLENVLKKHTIIYKDKS is encoded by the coding sequence ATGAAGAGAAGTGAAATGATAAAAAAGAATGAAGATATACAAGCGATTTTAAAATCTCCTTTGATTAAAAAAAATCGTGATTTTGTTGTATATACAAAAAAGAATTCTTTAAATAAAAACAGATTTGCAATTTTAGTTGGAAAAAAGATTGGTAAGGCTCATATAAGAAATCTATTAAGAAGAAAAGTAAAGGCTGCAACCGATGAAATTAAGCAAGATTTTAATGAAGGATTTGATCTTGTTATTATTGCCCGGGCATCTATTTTAAAGTTTTCATATATAGAAATAAAAAATAGCTTGGAAAATGTCTTGAAAAAGCATACAATAATATATAAGGATAAAAGTTAA
- the rpmH gene encoding 50S ribosomal protein L34, which translates to MKRTFQPNKRKRSKKHGFRARISTPTGRNILKRRRLKGRKVLSA; encoded by the coding sequence ATGAAACGAACATTTCAACCAAATAAACGGAAGAGAAGTAAAAAACACGGTTTTCGTGCTCGTATAAGTACTCCGACCGGGCGTAATATTTTAAAACGTCGTCGTTTAAAAGGACGTAAAGTGTTATCAGCTTAA
- the dnaA gene encoding chromosomal replication initiator protein DnaA: protein MEMIDYAKKTWNMAIEYLLSNQKITQTSYENWLKEVTPLSMDSQTIIIATRDEFVLQWLSDKYTNIIENAIEEVIGEKLNVQFVLENTEPQIEEPSFVTNQNHIQNDFSEVDNINTAYSQTPQQQFTSQVAPNYELSNLNEFYTFDNFIVGDGNQFSYNISLSVAQNPGKKYNPLFLYGGSGLGKTHLMQAIGHYILQQNPNTKITYVTCETFLNDFINNIIREKNNNEFRRKYRDVDVLLVDDIQFLAGKEKIQEEFFHTFNHLYSLNKQIVITSDAPPTELSKLTERLISRFSWGIITDMQPLDIETRIAILNKKVEMLNSDEYFPSDVIEYVASQFELNVRELEGGLNRVLAYASIYGARDINLDLAVEALKGFSKKSSEKMSILRIQKIVAKYFQISVEDLQSKTRKQPLTTYRQIAIYLCKELTDNSLQKIGQNFGKRDHTTIMHAVDKIEELRKKDKEIDALIHELKNQL from the coding sequence ATGGAAATGATTGATTACGCCAAAAAAACTTGGAATATGGCAATTGAATATTTATTATCTAATCAAAAAATTACCCAAACAAGTTATGAAAATTGGCTTAAGGAGGTTACTCCTTTAAGTATGGATTCGCAAACTATTATTATTGCAACAAGAGATGAATTTGTTTTGCAGTGGTTATCTGATAAATATACTAATATTATTGAAAATGCAATAGAAGAAGTTATTGGTGAAAAATTGAATGTTCAATTTGTACTTGAAAACACTGAACCACAAATTGAAGAACCATCTTTTGTTACTAACCAAAATCATATACAAAATGATTTTTCAGAAGTTGATAACATAAATACTGCTTACTCTCAAACTCCACAGCAACAATTTACTAGTCAAGTAGCACCAAATTATGAATTATCCAATTTAAATGAATTTTATACTTTTGATAATTTCATAGTTGGTGATGGTAATCAATTCTCATATAACATTTCTTTATCTGTAGCACAGAATCCTGGTAAAAAATATAATCCATTATTTTTATATGGAGGATCTGGTCTTGGAAAAACACATTTAATGCAAGCAATTGGTCATTATATTCTTCAGCAAAACCCAAATACGAAAATAACTTATGTCACTTGCGAAACATTTCTTAATGATTTCATTAACAATATAATCAGGGAAAAAAATAACAATGAATTCCGCCGTAAATATCGCGATGTTGATGTATTACTTGTTGATGATATCCAATTTCTGGCCGGCAAAGAAAAAATTCAAGAAGAATTTTTCCATACATTTAATCATTTATATAGCCTAAATAAACAAATTGTTATTACTTCTGATGCACCTCCTACTGAGCTTTCAAAGTTAACGGAACGTCTAATTTCCCGCTTTTCTTGGGGAATAATAACCGACATGCAGCCATTAGACATTGAAACGCGTATTGCGATATTGAATAAAAAGGTTGAGATGTTAAATAGCGATGAATATTTTCCTAGTGACGTTATAGAGTATGTTGCTAGTCAATTTGAATTAAATGTTAGAGAACTTGAAGGTGGCCTTAACCGGGTTCTAGCTTATGCATCAATTTACGGAGCTCGTGACATTAATCTTGATCTTGCAGTTGAAGCATTAAAAGGATTTTCTAAAAAGAGTTCAGAGAAAATGTCAATTTTAAGAATTCAAAAGATTGTTGCTAAATATTTTCAAATCAGTGTAGAAGATTTGCAATCAAAAACTAGAAAACAACCTTTAACAACTTATCGACAAATTGCTATATATTTATGTAAAGAACTAACTGATAACTCATTACAAAAAATTGGACAAAATTTTGGTAAAAGAGATCATACTACAATCATGCATGCCGTTGATAAAATTGAAGAATTGAGAAAAAAAGACAAAGAAATCGATGCTCTTATTCATGAGCTTAAAAACCAATTGTAG
- the dnaN gene encoding DNA polymerase III subunit beta, translating into MKFSINRSMLLQLLNHVTKSISSRVITPILSGIKFEVTADSITLTGSNTEMSIITKLNENNKDKIQVEQSGTCVLPSKYITEIIKKIDGDTVSFELIDTNLMQVYTTSSEFTLNTLSVEEYPNIFLITEEKSFQLQKQIVQNLIKQTVFATSQSESRPILTGVNFVIQGKDLIMTATDSYRLAQKKVLLDVEPVMSKNLIIPAKTLQELSKILDEIEDNVLTIYTSQSKILFITESICLQSNLIEGNYPDTSKLIPTEFNTVIEADLNELLHAIDRASLLSRDIHNNIVNADIKTDGMEIKSISQEIGQVREKIQSAQISGDELKISFNARYALDALKAMEVNKITISLNGELKPFIIHSKDDENLIQLILPIRTY; encoded by the coding sequence ATGAAGTTTTCAATTAATCGCTCAATGCTTTTACAGTTACTTAATCACGTAACTAAATCTATTTCCAGTCGTGTTATTACACCAATACTATCAGGAATTAAATTTGAAGTGACAGCAGACTCAATTACTTTAACCGGATCAAACACAGAAATGTCAATTATCACTAAGTTAAATGAAAACAATAAAGATAAGATTCAAGTTGAACAAAGTGGTACTTGTGTACTTCCTTCAAAGTATATTACTGAAATAATTAAAAAGATTGATGGCGATACAGTATCATTTGAGTTAATTGATACAAATTTAATGCAAGTATATACAACATCAAGTGAATTTACTTTAAATACTTTATCAGTTGAAGAATATCCAAATATTTTTCTTATTACTGAAGAAAAAAGTTTTCAATTACAAAAACAAATTGTTCAAAATTTGATTAAGCAAACTGTTTTTGCAACATCACAATCAGAAAGTCGTCCAATATTAACAGGTGTAAATTTTGTTATTCAAGGAAAAGACTTAATTATGACTGCTACTGACAGTTATCGTTTAGCTCAGAAAAAGGTGTTACTTGATGTTGAACCTGTTATGAGTAAAAACTTAATAATTCCTGCAAAAACTTTACAGGAATTAAGTAAAATTCTAGATGAAATTGAAGATAATGTTTTGACTATTTATACTTCACAAAGCAAGATATTGTTTATTACTGAAAGTATTTGCCTGCAATCTAACCTGATTGAAGGGAATTATCCGGATACTTCTAAATTAATACCAACTGAGTTTAATACTGTTATAGAAGCTGATTTAAATGAATTATTACATGCAATTGATCGGGCTTCATTGCTTTCAAGAGATATCCACAATAATATTGTAAATGCAGATATAAAAACTGATGGAATGGAAATTAAATCAATTTCTCAAGAAATTGGTCAAGTAAGAGAAAAAATTCAGAGTGCCCAAATAAGTGGTGATGAATTAAAAATCTCATTCAATGCTCGCTATGCATTAGACGCGTTGAAAGCTATGGAAGTTAATAAAATTACTATAAGTTTAAATGGTGAATTAAAACCATTTATTATTCATTCAAAAGATGATGAAAATCTTATTCAATTGATTTTACCTATTCGCACATATTAG
- the yaaA gene encoding S4 domain-containing protein YaaA produces the protein MQKVQIETEFITLGQFLKVTGIIGTGGAAKFFLEEYPVYVNNELENRRGRKLYVSDQLKVDDQEFIIVKG, from the coding sequence ATGCAAAAAGTACAAATTGAAACCGAATTTATTACGCTCGGTCAATTCTTGAAAGTTACAGGAATTATTGGTACCGGAGGAGCTGCAAAGTTTTTTCTTGAGGAGTATCCGGTATATGTAAATAATGAACTTGAGAATCGTCGGGGACGAAAATTATATGTTTCAGATCAGTTAAAAGTTGATGATCAGGAATTTATAATAGTTAAAGGATGA
- the recF gene encoding DNA replication/repair protein RecF (All proteins in this family for which functions are known are DNA-binding proteins that assist the filamentation of RecA onto DNA for the initiation of recombination or recombinational repair.): MRLRSIDIKNFRNYSNQSYTFDKNLYVLIGQNAQGKTSFIESIYVLAYAKSYRVHSDEELISFGADFAKINAVVEKNQGTMQFEYILARNGKKVKINQVECKRLIDFVGNVYVVKFSPEDLLLIKGSPGLRRKFLDLQLSQLDNQYLQSLVIYNKILAQKKETLKSEHVDSIYIDILNDQLIEQMTIIYQKRIEYIDRLQVLVQPIFDTLTSEKETFTFSYESNCISYPSNGDLITELKQKMAEYKEREIRQRKILIGPHRDDLIFFIDEKNLRLYGSQGQQRTVVLTLILAQIEYIYEQANTYPILLLDDVLSELDDNRKVQLINKLDPEMQTFITTTELHKLDEYITADYQIIKIDDGKIIE; the protein is encoded by the coding sequence TTGAGATTACGTTCCATTGATATTAAAAATTTTCGCAATTATAGCAATCAATCATATACATTTGATAAAAACTTATATGTATTAATTGGTCAAAATGCTCAAGGAAAAACAAGTTTTATAGAATCTATTTATGTACTCGCGTATGCTAAGTCATACCGAGTACATTCTGATGAGGAACTTATTTCTTTTGGTGCTGATTTTGCAAAAATAAATGCAGTTGTCGAAAAAAATCAAGGAACAATGCAATTTGAATATATTTTAGCGCGTAATGGAAAGAAGGTTAAGATTAATCAAGTTGAATGTAAACGACTTATTGATTTTGTCGGTAATGTTTACGTTGTAAAATTTTCTCCGGAAGATTTATTGTTAATTAAAGGTTCTCCTGGATTAAGACGTAAATTTCTTGATTTACAACTATCTCAACTTGATAATCAGTATTTACAATCTTTAGTTATCTATAACAAAATTTTGGCACAGAAAAAGGAAACACTAAAATCAGAGCATGTAGATTCAATTTATATTGATATTTTAAATGACCAACTTATAGAACAGATGACAATTATTTATCAAAAAAGAATTGAATATATTGATCGACTACAGGTGTTAGTCCAACCAATTTTTGATACATTAACAAGTGAAAAAGAAACATTCACTTTTTCTTATGAATCAAATTGTATAAGTTATCCTAGTAATGGTGATTTAATTACTGAACTAAAACAAAAGATGGCTGAATACAAAGAACGGGAAATAAGGCAACGCAAAATATTAATTGGTCCACATCGTGACGATCTTATTTTTTTTATTGATGAAAAGAATCTTCGTTTATATGGATCGCAAGGTCAGCAACGTACAGTTGTTTTGACACTGATATTAGCGCAAATTGAATATATTTATGAACAAGCCAATACATATCCAATATTATTATTGGATGATGTATTAAGTGAGCTTGATGACAATCGAAAGGTTCAATTAATAAATAAATTGGACCCAGAGATGCAAACATTCATCACAACAACGGAATTACATAAACTTGATGAATACATTACTGCTGATTATCAAATTATAAAAATTGATGACGGCAAAATTATAGAGTAG
- the gyrB gene encoding DNA topoisomerase (ATP-hydrolyzing) subunit B: MAEQNYDASSIQVLEGLEAVRKRPGMYIGSTSSRGLHHLVWEIVDNSIDEALAGYCDEITVEIEEDNSIKVIDNGRGIPVDIHEKTGRSTVETILTVLHAGGKFGGGGYKVSGGLHGVGASVVNALSTRLEVIVNKDGVKYFEAFERGVPIGDLEVVGDADHSGTTVQFWPDPEIFTETQVYDYDILRNRIRELAFLNKGLQINIVDRRFGKREEFHYEGGIKEYIAYLNKNKESIHEEIIYVEGERDDIMVEVAMQYNSGYTTNLYSFTNNIHTHEGGTHEEGFRRALTRVINNYALKNNFIKSTEDNLTGDDVREGLTCIISIKHPDPQFEGQTKTKLGNSEVRAIVDKIFAEKFEEFLLENPESAGQIIEKGLMAARARVAAKRARELTRRKNVLEISSLPGKLADCSSKDASISEIYIVEGDSAGGSAKQGRDSKFQAILPIRGKILNVEKARLDRIFANTEIRSMITAFGTGIGEDFTIEKLRYNKIVIMTDADVDGAHIRTLLLTFFYRHIPQLVEQGHIYIAQPPLYKIQVGKSAQYVYSDEELDAALAELGPNVKPGIQRYKGLGEMNPEQLWETTMDPETRTFLQVKLEDAMEADQVFDMLMGENVEPRRDFIQENAIYVKNLDI, from the coding sequence ATGGCAGAACAAAATTATGATGCAAGTAGTATACAGGTCCTTGAAGGTCTTGAGGCAGTCCGTAAACGGCCAGGGATGTATATTGGTTCAACTTCATCACGTGGGCTCCATCATTTAGTTTGGGAGATTGTTGATAACTCAATTGATGAAGCATTAGCTGGTTACTGCGATGAAATTACAGTGGAAATTGAAGAAGATAATTCGATTAAAGTTATTGATAATGGACGTGGTATTCCTGTTGATATCCATGAAAAAACTGGTCGTTCAACTGTCGAGACGATTTTAACCGTTCTTCATGCCGGCGGGAAATTCGGTGGCGGCGGATATAAAGTTTCCGGTGGTCTTCATGGTGTAGGGGCATCTGTAGTAAATGCTCTATCAACTCGTCTTGAGGTTATTGTAAATAAAGACGGTGTAAAATATTTTGAAGCTTTTGAACGCGGTGTACCGATTGGTGATTTAGAAGTAGTTGGCGATGCTGACCATTCTGGAACAACAGTTCAGTTTTGGCCTGATCCGGAGATCTTTACTGAAACCCAAGTATATGATTATGATATTTTACGTAATCGTATTCGTGAGCTTGCATTCTTAAATAAAGGTTTACAGATTAATATTGTTGACCGTCGTTTTGGAAAACGCGAAGAGTTTCATTACGAGGGCGGTATTAAAGAATATATAGCTTACCTAAATAAAAATAAAGAATCAATTCATGAGGAAATCATTTATGTTGAGGGTGAACGTGATGATATTATGGTTGAAGTTGCTATGCAATATAATAGCGGCTATACAACTAATCTATATTCATTCACCAATAACATTCACACTCATGAAGGTGGAACTCATGAAGAAGGGTTCCGTCGTGCATTAACGCGGGTTATTAACAATTATGCTTTGAAAAATAATTTTATCAAAAGTACTGAAGATAATTTAACCGGTGATGATGTTCGTGAAGGATTAACATGTATTATTTCAATTAAGCACCCAGATCCACAATTTGAAGGACAAACAAAGACAAAATTAGGTAACAGTGAAGTCCGTGCAATTGTAGATAAAATATTTGCTGAGAAATTTGAAGAATTTTTGTTAGAAAATCCTGAAAGTGCTGGGCAAATCATTGAAAAAGGATTGATGGCTGCACGAGCACGTGTCGCGGCGAAACGTGCCCGTGAGCTCACTCGACGTAAAAATGTGCTGGAAATTTCTTCTCTGCCAGGTAAATTAGCCGATTGTTCATCAAAAGATGCATCAATTTCGGAGATTTATATAGTCGAAGGGGATTCGGCCGGTGGAAGTGCAAAACAAGGCCGTGACAGCAAATTTCAAGCTATTTTACCGATTCGAGGTAAGATATTAAATGTTGAGAAAGCTCGTCTTGATCGAATTTTTGCTAATACAGAAATTCGTTCAATGATTACAGCTTTCGGTACTGGTATTGGTGAAGACTTTACAATTGAAAAATTACGTTATAATAAAATTGTTATTATGACCGATGCCGATGTAGATGGTGCACATATTAGAACTTTACTTTTAACATTTTTCTATCGTCATATTCCGCAGCTTGTTGAGCAAGGACATATCTATATTGCCCAACCACCACTTTATAAAATTCAAGTTGGTAAGTCGGCTCAATATGTTTATAGCGATGAAGAATTGGATGCTGCTTTAGCAGAACTTGGTCCAAATGTAAAACCAGGTATCCAGCGCTATAAAGGTCTTGGAGAAATGAATCCGGAACAGTTATGGGAAACAACAATGGATCCTGAAACGCGTACTTTCCTGCAAGTTAAGTTGGAAGATGCAATGGAAGCTGATCAAGTATTTGATATGCTGATGGGTGAAAATGTAGAACCAAGACGTGATTTCATTCAAGAGAATGCAATCTATGTAAAAAATCTTGATATTTAA
- the gyrA gene encoding DNA gyrase subunit A, whose translation MSNEEKQFTERILERNIATEMRESFLDYSMSVIVSRALPDVRDGMKPVHRRILYAMNDLGMYADKAYKKSARIVGEVIGKYHPHGDSAVYGSMVRMAQEFSYRYMLVNGHGNFGSIDGDGAAAMRYTEAKMSKISMELMRDIQKDTIDFVDNYDGSEREPAVLPARFPNLLVNGSMGIAVGMTTNIPPHNLTEVIDAVLILMENEDIPIVELMQYLPGPDFPTGATILGRSGIKRAYETGNGSIMMRSKAEIIEHKNGKSTILVSEIPYQVNKAKMIERIAELVREKKIEGITDLRDESNREGIRIVIETSRDAQAEVILNNLYKQTSLQTSFSVNMLALVNGTPKILNVKEVLLHYLDHQKVVIRRRTQFDLNRAERRAHILEGLKIALDNIDEIIKIIRAANDDSSAQNEMMERFGLTEIQAKAILDMRLKRLTGLERQKIEDELNELLLLIEDLKDILAKEERILEIIRVELTEIRDNYGDARRTEILEGDFLNIEDEDLIPQEDVVITLTNKGYIKRVATDTYKAQNRGGKGIKAMGTTEEDFVEHLLTTNTHDYLLFFTNRGKVYRLKGYNIPEYGRTAKGLPIVNILPIEKDEYINAVIPIKNFEEEGCLMYVTRQGVGKRTDLKEFENIRANGKIAINLREDDELISVRRTYGNDEIIVGASNGKMIRFEETSIREMGRTASGVRVMRIDAGESIIGMEVAEDDREVLVVTEKGYGKRTPISEYRLQSRGGKGVKTINITERNGNLVALKAVNPEDNDDLMIITTEGIIIRTPIDQISQTGRATQGVRLIRVADDSQVSTIAVIPRDDEEEEIVEVTEEVIVETVTVEEE comes from the coding sequence ATGTCAAATGAAGAAAAACAGTTTACTGAACGAATATTAGAAAGAAATATCGCTACCGAGATGCGTGAGTCGTTTTTGGATTACTCGATGAGTGTTATCGTTTCGCGGGCATTACCTGATGTTCGTGATGGTATGAAGCCTGTTCACCGTCGTATTTTGTATGCGATGAATGATTTAGGTATGTACGCTGATAAGGCTTATAAAAAGTCTGCCCGTATTGTCGGGGAAGTAATAGGTAAGTATCACCCGCATGGTGATTCTGCTGTTTATGGTTCGATGGTACGTATGGCTCAAGAGTTTAGTTATCGTTATATGCTCGTTAATGGTCATGGGAACTTTGGTTCTATCGATGGTGATGGCGCAGCTGCGATGCGGTATACCGAAGCAAAAATGAGTAAGATATCAATGGAATTAATGCGTGATATTCAAAAAGATACGATTGATTTTGTTGATAACTATGATGGCTCTGAACGTGAACCGGCAGTTTTACCGGCGCGATTTCCTAACTTATTAGTTAATGGTTCAATGGGTATTGCAGTTGGGATGACAACTAATATTCCACCACATAACTTAACTGAAGTTATTGATGCGGTATTAATTCTTATGGAGAACGAAGATATTCCAATTGTAGAATTAATGCAATATCTGCCTGGACCGGATTTTCCAACCGGTGCCACTATTTTAGGGCGCTCTGGAATTAAGCGTGCTTATGAAACTGGTAATGGTTCAATCATGATGCGTTCAAAAGCTGAAATTATTGAACATAAAAATGGAAAATCAACAATTTTAGTAAGTGAGATTCCTTATCAAGTAAATAAGGCAAAAATGATTGAACGTATTGCTGAACTTGTTCGTGAGAAGAAAATTGAAGGTATAACTGATTTACGTGATGAATCAAACCGTGAAGGTATCCGGATTGTTATTGAAACAAGCCGCGATGCCCAAGCAGAGGTTATTTTAAATAACCTTTATAAGCAGACATCATTGCAAACATCTTTCAGTGTGAATATGCTGGCGTTAGTAAATGGAACGCCAAAAATTTTAAATGTTAAAGAAGTTTTATTACATTACCTTGATCATCAGAAAGTAGTTATCCGCCGTCGTACTCAGTTTGATTTGAATCGAGCTGAACGTCGTGCTCATATTTTAGAAGGCTTAAAAATTGCGTTGGATAATATTGATGAAATCATCAAAATCATCCGTGCAGCTAATGATGATTCATCAGCTCAAAATGAGATGATGGAGCGTTTCGGTTTAACCGAAATTCAAGCAAAAGCAATTCTAGATATGCGTCTGAAAAGACTTACTGGTTTAGAACGTCAAAAAATTGAAGATGAGTTAAATGAATTATTGTTACTGATTGAAGATTTGAAAGATATTTTAGCTAAAGAAGAACGGATTTTGGAAATTATCCGGGTTGAATTAACTGAAATCCGTGATAATTATGGAGATGCTCGTCGGACTGAAATTTTAGAAGGTGACTTCTTAAATATCGAAGATGAGGATTTAATTCCGCAAGAAGACGTTGTTATTACATTAACAAATAAAGGATATATTAAACGTGTTGCAACTGATACTTATAAAGCACAAAACCGTGGTGGAAAAGGTATTAAAGCAATGGGAACTACCGAAGAGGATTTTGTAGAACACTTATTAACAACTAATACTCATGATTACTTATTATTCTTCACAAATCGTGGTAAGGTATATCGCTTGAAAGGATATAATATTCCTGAATATGGTAGAACTGCCAAAGGATTACCAATTGTAAATATTCTTCCAATCGAAAAAGATGAATATATCAATGCAGTTATTCCAATTAAGAACTTTGAAGAAGAGGGTTGCTTAATGTATGTTACTCGTCAGGGTGTTGGTAAACGGACTGACTTAAAAGAATTTGAAAATATTCGTGCAAACGGAAAAATTGCTATTAATCTTCGTGAAGATGATGAATTAATTTCTGTTCGTCGTACTTATGGAAATGATGAAATTATTGTTGGTGCAAGCAATGGTAAGATGATTCGTTTTGAAGAAACGAGTATTCGTGAGATGGGACGTACTGCAAGTGGCGTCAGAGTAATGCGTATCGATGCTGGCGAAAGTATCATCGGTATGGAAGTTGCTGAAGACGATCGTGAAGTGCTGGTAGTTACCGAAAAAGGATATGGAAAACGGACGCCGATTTCTGAATATCGTTTACAATCGCGTGGTGGTAAAGGGGTTAAGACAATTAATATTACTGAGCGAAATGGTAATTTAGTTGCTCTGAAAGCCGTTAATCCTGAAGATAATGATGATCTTATGATTATTACAACTGAGGGTATTATTATTCGTACACCAATTGATCAAATTTCACAAACCGGACGGGCAACTCAAGGTGTTCGCTTAATCCGTGTTGCTGATGATAGTCAAGTTTCAACGATAGCTGTTATTCCTAGAGATGATGAAGAGGAAGAAATAGTTGAAGTTACCGAAGAAGTGATTGTTGAGACAGTTACTGTTGAAGAAGAATAA